One Acidimicrobiia bacterium genomic region harbors:
- a CDS encoding nuclear transport factor 2 family protein, which produces MATTFAEVAEGIRATIAAYTQALDDGRTDDVVATFCPDGVSVISGMGTHEGHDALRKAYSGWKPRAPQRHLVLNTLVTDWNDHEANAISDVVFVLQGEAGWKIQLVGRYEDTFHCDNGTWRIHHRVATFVT; this is translated from the coding sequence ATGGCGACGACGTTCGCAGAGGTTGCCGAGGGCATCCGCGCCACGATCGCCGCGTACACCCAGGCCCTCGACGACGGCCGGACCGACGACGTCGTCGCCACCTTCTGCCCCGATGGTGTCTCCGTGATCAGCGGCATGGGCACGCACGAAGGCCACGACGCCCTCCGCAAGGCCTACTCCGGATGGAAGCCGCGGGCGCCCCAACGTCACCTCGTCCTCAACACCCTCGTCACCGACTGGAACGACCACGAGGCCAACGCGATCAGCGACGTGGTCTTCGTCTTGCAGGGCGAGGCTGGCTGGAAGATCCAGCTCGTGGGCCGATACGAAGACACCTTCCACTGCGACAACGGCACGTGGCGTATCCACCACCGGGTGGCCACGTTCGTGACGTAG